The Betaproteobacteria bacterium DNA window ACCGCAAGCTCCGTCTCCGGCGTGGTTTGGATGAGCGCGCAGTCGTCCCCGACGCCGAGCAGGGTGTGCGGCGTCGGGCGCGTGAAATAGCGCCGGATGAGGTCGAACTCGGAGAGCATGGGCGGGCTCGAATGTGGGGAACCTTCATTCTAGAGGGACAGGCCGATGCCCGGCCACCCACACTTCTCGCGCAAACGCGCATGATCCCGGCGTTCGGCATCCGGTTCGAGTTCACCCTCGGCGCGACCGCCGCGGCGTTCGTCGCCGACGGCCGACAGCGGCCGAGAGAAGCCGCCCTGGAGCGCGGCCGATGATCGCTTCCGTTGTCATCCGGCAGGCCGAAGCCGAGGATGTGGCGGCGATCGCATCGCTCCTGCGGGCGGCGGGTCTGCCCGCCGGCATCGCGACGCGCACGGTGCCGTGGTTTTCCATCGCGCTGGAAGGGGACGAGGCGGTCGGCACCGTCGCCGTCGAGCCCTGCGGCGGCTTCGGTCTGTTGCGATCGCTGGCAGTCCGCGCGGACCGGCGCGGCGCGGGAATCGGGTGCAGCCTCGTCGCCGAATGCGAAGCGCGGGCCGATGCCGCGCGTCTGCGCGGTCTCTATCTGCTGACGACGACCGCACGTCATTTCTTCCGCGCCCGGGGTTACGACGACCTCGAACACTGGGAGCTGCCGGAGGTGATCCGCTACACGGCCGAGTACCGCACCCAAAGTGCGAGAGGTGCGGTCGCGCTGATGAAACGGCTGCGCTGAAGCGCCGCTCGCTTATTCCGCGGGGCGCGCCTTCGCCGCGAAGCGGTCGAGCACGCCGTTCACGTACTTGTGGCCGTCGGTGCCGCCGAACGCCTTCGCGATCTCGATCGCCTCGTTGATGACCACGCGACGCGGTATCTCCGGTCGGTGCACGAGTTCGTAGGCGCCGATCAGGAGCACGGCGTGCTCCACCGGAGAGAGCGCCTGTGGCGCCCGGTCGAGGCAAGGCGCGAGCGCCTCGCGCAACTGAGGCGCCTCGCCGATCGCCCCGCGCAGCAACACCTCGACGTAGTCCTGCTCGGCGGCGCCGTAGCCGTCGCTCTCCGCGAGGTGCGTCAGGATCGCGGCGGCGTCCTGGCCGCCGACGAGCCACTGGTAGAGCCCCTGCAAGGCGAGCTCGCGGGCACGCCGACGGCCGCCGCGGGGCGTCTTGCGATCGCGCGCAAGCTCAGCCTTTTTCATCGATGCGCCGGAGCAGATTCGCCATCTCGACCGCGACCTCGGCGCACTCCGCTCCCTTCACACCCATGCGGGCCAGCGCCTGATCGTCGTCCTCAGTGGTGAGCACGCCGTTGGCGACCGGCAGCCCGCTGTCGAGTTGCACCGTCATGATGCCCTCGGCGGAGCGATCGGAGACCACCTCGAAGTGATACGTCTCGCCGCGGATCACCGCGCCCAGCGCGATCAGTGCGTCGAAGCGTCCGGAGTTGGCGAGCTTCTGCAGCGCGAGCGGGAGTTCCAGCGCGCCGGGCACGGTCACGATCAGCATGGCGTCGCGCGCCACGCCGAGCTTGAGCAGCATCGCCGTGCAACCCGACAAGAGCCCGTCTCCAACTTCCGGGTTGAAACGGGACAGGGCGATGCCGATGCGCAGGCCCGCGCCGTTCAGGTCGCGCTCGATTTCCCGGATCTCGTCGTGTCTCGCCAATTCAGATCTCCTTTGGAATCTCGCGCGCCTCCGGCTGCAGATAGCCCGTCACGTCGAGATCGAATCCGCCCCAGCTCGGCATCTTGCGCGGCACCGCGAGCAGCCGCATGCGGCGGATGCCGAGATCGCGCAG harbors:
- a CDS encoding thiamine-phosphate kinase, with protein sequence MLSEFDLIRRYFTRPTPHTLLGVGDDCALIQTTPETELAV
- a CDS encoding GNAT family N-acetyltransferase; translation: MIASVVIRQAEAEDVAAIASLLRAAGLPAGIATRTVPWFSIALEGDEAVGTVAVEPCGGFGLLRSLAVRADRRGAGIGCSLVAECEARADAARLRGLYLLTTTARHFFRARGYDDLEHWELPEVIRYTAEYRTQSARGAVALMKRLR
- the nusB gene encoding transcription antitermination factor NusB gives rise to the protein MKKAELARDRKTPRGGRRRARELALQGLYQWLVGGQDAAAILTHLAESDGYGAAEQDYVEVLLRGAIGEAPQLREALAPCLDRAPQALSPVEHAVLLIGAYELVHRPEIPRRVVINEAIEIAKAFGGTDGHKYVNGVLDRFAAKARPAE
- a CDS encoding 6,7-dimethyl-8-ribityllumazine synthase, which codes for MARHDEIREIERDLNGAGLRIGIALSRFNPEVGDGLLSGCTAMLLKLGVARDAMLIVTVPGALELPLALQKLANSGRFDALIALGAVIRGETYHFEVVSDRSAEGIMTVQLDSGLPVANGVLTTEDDDQALARMGVKGAECAEVAVEMANLLRRIDEKG